Proteins encoded within one genomic window of Felis catus isolate Fca126 chromosome C1, F.catus_Fca126_mat1.0, whole genome shotgun sequence:
- the CIART gene encoding circadian-associated transcriptional repressor isoform X2 — protein MKLQVPIFGYSGSCSPAPASEPMDSPSSVSSCSSYSLSSSFSTSPVNSDFGLPSDSEGEDKGAHGPRPDTVGQRGGSRPRPGPIRCRQRPKVSSNQHTTSYLEQRGLASPMAGSGVKRSRDGELQTTVNIQGCITEGDLLFAQKCKELQGFIRPLTDLLNGLKMGRFERGLSSFQQSVAMDRIQRIVGVLQKPQMGERYLGTLLQVEGMLKTWFPRIAAQKSSLGSSRHKLTKHFPSHHSHPAASSPAPPTEKMDQTQLGHLVLKSKQPWHLTEWPAMHLTWTHTTPICNPPLSSPGTISLSHSPLGTGASIGIILFVQHGVQPFTHSAPTTSVLPATASPIIPSAPKKLSGEGPPCHSLPVTLPSDWSCTLSHPGLPTMAREMTGRHLEQMRSHPSVAPDVHSLNP, from the exons atgaag TTGCAGGTCCCGATCTTTGGGTACTCCGGGAGCTGCTCTCCAGCCCCTGCTTCTGAACCTATGGATTCTCCATCTAGcgtttcttcctgttcttcctattctctctcttcctctttttccacctCCCCAGTGAACAGTGACTTTGGTCTCCCCTCCGATAGTGAGGGGGAGGACAAAGGGGCCCATGGCCCCAGGCCAGACACTGTTGGGCAGAGGGGAGGTTCTCGGCCACGACCGGGTCCTATCCGCTGCAGGCAACGGCCCAAGGTCTCCAGCAACCAACATACAACATCTTACTTGGAACAGCGGGGCTTGGCCTCTCCTATGGCAGGATCTGGGGTCAAAAGATCAAGAGACGGTGAATTACAGACCACTGTAAACATCCAGGGTTGTATCACAGAAGGAGACCTGCTTTTTGCTCAGAAG TGTAAAGAGCTCCAAGGTTTCATCCGCCCTCTCACAGACCTACTGAATGGGCTGAAGATGGGTCGATTTGAGAGAG GATTGAGCAGTTTCCAGCAGAGCGTGGCAATGGACAGGATCCAGCGTATTGTAGGTGTTTTGCAAAAGCCCCAGATGGG GGAGCGTTACCTAGGAACCTTGCTACAGGTGGAAGGGATGTTAAAGACTTGGTTTCCTCGTATAGCTGCTCAGAAGTCATCCTTGGGCAGTAGCAGGCACAAACTGACCAAG CATTTTCCAAGCCACCACAGCCATCCAGCTGCTTCCTCTCCTGCACCTCCCACGGAAAAGATGGACCAGACACAGCTAGGACATCTAGTGTTGAAATCGAAGCAGCCTTGGCACCTCACAGAATGGCCAGCCATGCACCTCACTTGGACCCACACCACTCCAATTTGCAACCCACCCCTCAGTTCCCCAGGTACCATTTCCCTGAGCCACAGTCCTTTAGGCACTGGAGCCAGCATCGGTATCATCCTTTTTGTCCAGCATGGAGTACAGCCCTTCACCCACTCTGCCCCAACCACTTCAGTTCTACCTGCTACAGCATCGCCTATCATCCCCAGTGCTCCTAAGAAACTCTCTGGAGAGGGACCTCCTTGCCACAGTTTGCCAGTAACTCTGCCATCAGACTGGAGCTGTACCCTGTCCCACCCTGGTCTACCCACCATGGCCAGAGAGATGACTGGGAGACATCTAGAGCAGATGAGAAGCCATCCTTCAGTTGCCCCTGATGTCCATTCTCTCAACCCCTAA
- the CIART gene encoding circadian-associated transcriptional repressor isoform X1: MLPCFALQLQVPIFGYSGSCSPAPASEPMDSPSSVSSCSSYSLSSSFSTSPVNSDFGLPSDSEGEDKGAHGPRPDTVGQRGGSRPRPGPIRCRQRPKVSSNQHTTSYLEQRGLASPMAGSGVKRSRDGELQTTVNIQGCITEGDLLFAQKCKELQGFIRPLTDLLNGLKMGRFERGLSSFQQSVAMDRIQRIVGVLQKPQMGERYLGTLLQVEGMLKTWFPRIAAQKSSLGSSRHKLTKHFPSHHSHPAASSPAPPTEKMDQTQLGHLVLKSKQPWHLTEWPAMHLTWTHTTPICNPPLSSPGTISLSHSPLGTGASIGIILFVQHGVQPFTHSAPTTSVLPATASPIIPSAPKKLSGEGPPCHSLPVTLPSDWSCTLSHPGLPTMAREMTGRHLEQMRSHPSVAPDVHSLNP, translated from the exons ATGCTCCCTTGCTTTGCTCTTCAGTTGCAGGTCCCGATCTTTGGGTACTCCGGGAGCTGCTCTCCAGCCCCTGCTTCTGAACCTATGGATTCTCCATCTAGcgtttcttcctgttcttcctattctctctcttcctctttttccacctCCCCAGTGAACAGTGACTTTGGTCTCCCCTCCGATAGTGAGGGGGAGGACAAAGGGGCCCATGGCCCCAGGCCAGACACTGTTGGGCAGAGGGGAGGTTCTCGGCCACGACCGGGTCCTATCCGCTGCAGGCAACGGCCCAAGGTCTCCAGCAACCAACATACAACATCTTACTTGGAACAGCGGGGCTTGGCCTCTCCTATGGCAGGATCTGGGGTCAAAAGATCAAGAGACGGTGAATTACAGACCACTGTAAACATCCAGGGTTGTATCACAGAAGGAGACCTGCTTTTTGCTCAGAAG TGTAAAGAGCTCCAAGGTTTCATCCGCCCTCTCACAGACCTACTGAATGGGCTGAAGATGGGTCGATTTGAGAGAG GATTGAGCAGTTTCCAGCAGAGCGTGGCAATGGACAGGATCCAGCGTATTGTAGGTGTTTTGCAAAAGCCCCAGATGGG GGAGCGTTACCTAGGAACCTTGCTACAGGTGGAAGGGATGTTAAAGACTTGGTTTCCTCGTATAGCTGCTCAGAAGTCATCCTTGGGCAGTAGCAGGCACAAACTGACCAAG CATTTTCCAAGCCACCACAGCCATCCAGCTGCTTCCTCTCCTGCACCTCCCACGGAAAAGATGGACCAGACACAGCTAGGACATCTAGTGTTGAAATCGAAGCAGCCTTGGCACCTCACAGAATGGCCAGCCATGCACCTCACTTGGACCCACACCACTCCAATTTGCAACCCACCCCTCAGTTCCCCAGGTACCATTTCCCTGAGCCACAGTCCTTTAGGCACTGGAGCCAGCATCGGTATCATCCTTTTTGTCCAGCATGGAGTACAGCCCTTCACCCACTCTGCCCCAACCACTTCAGTTCTACCTGCTACAGCATCGCCTATCATCCCCAGTGCTCCTAAGAAACTCTCTGGAGAGGGACCTCCTTGCCACAGTTTGCCAGTAACTCTGCCATCAGACTGGAGCTGTACCCTGTCCCACCCTGGTCTACCCACCATGGCCAGAGAGATGACTGGGAGACATCTAGAGCAGATGAGAAGCCATCCTTCAGTTGCCCCTGATGTCCATTCTCTCAACCCCTAA
- the CIART gene encoding circadian-associated transcriptional repressor isoform X3, with translation MDSPSSVSSCSSYSLSSSFSTSPVNSDFGLPSDSEGEDKGAHGPRPDTVGQRGGSRPRPGPIRCRQRPKVSSNQHTTSYLEQRGLASPMAGSGVKRSRDGELQTTVNIQGCITEGDLLFAQKCKELQGFIRPLTDLLNGLKMGRFERGLSSFQQSVAMDRIQRIVGVLQKPQMGERYLGTLLQVEGMLKTWFPRIAAQKSSLGSSRHKLTKHFPSHHSHPAASSPAPPTEKMDQTQLGHLVLKSKQPWHLTEWPAMHLTWTHTTPICNPPLSSPGTISLSHSPLGTGASIGIILFVQHGVQPFTHSAPTTSVLPATASPIIPSAPKKLSGEGPPCHSLPVTLPSDWSCTLSHPGLPTMAREMTGRHLEQMRSHPSVAPDVHSLNP, from the exons ATGGATTCTCCATCTAGcgtttcttcctgttcttcctattctctctcttcctctttttccacctCCCCAGTGAACAGTGACTTTGGTCTCCCCTCCGATAGTGAGGGGGAGGACAAAGGGGCCCATGGCCCCAGGCCAGACACTGTTGGGCAGAGGGGAGGTTCTCGGCCACGACCGGGTCCTATCCGCTGCAGGCAACGGCCCAAGGTCTCCAGCAACCAACATACAACATCTTACTTGGAACAGCGGGGCTTGGCCTCTCCTATGGCAGGATCTGGGGTCAAAAGATCAAGAGACGGTGAATTACAGACCACTGTAAACATCCAGGGTTGTATCACAGAAGGAGACCTGCTTTTTGCTCAGAAG TGTAAAGAGCTCCAAGGTTTCATCCGCCCTCTCACAGACCTACTGAATGGGCTGAAGATGGGTCGATTTGAGAGAG GATTGAGCAGTTTCCAGCAGAGCGTGGCAATGGACAGGATCCAGCGTATTGTAGGTGTTTTGCAAAAGCCCCAGATGGG GGAGCGTTACCTAGGAACCTTGCTACAGGTGGAAGGGATGTTAAAGACTTGGTTTCCTCGTATAGCTGCTCAGAAGTCATCCTTGGGCAGTAGCAGGCACAAACTGACCAAG CATTTTCCAAGCCACCACAGCCATCCAGCTGCTTCCTCTCCTGCACCTCCCACGGAAAAGATGGACCAGACACAGCTAGGACATCTAGTGTTGAAATCGAAGCAGCCTTGGCACCTCACAGAATGGCCAGCCATGCACCTCACTTGGACCCACACCACTCCAATTTGCAACCCACCCCTCAGTTCCCCAGGTACCATTTCCCTGAGCCACAGTCCTTTAGGCACTGGAGCCAGCATCGGTATCATCCTTTTTGTCCAGCATGGAGTACAGCCCTTCACCCACTCTGCCCCAACCACTTCAGTTCTACCTGCTACAGCATCGCCTATCATCCCCAGTGCTCCTAAGAAACTCTCTGGAGAGGGACCTCCTTGCCACAGTTTGCCAGTAACTCTGCCATCAGACTGGAGCTGTACCCTGTCCCACCCTGGTCTACCCACCATGGCCAGAGAGATGACTGGGAGACATCTAGAGCAGATGAGAAGCCATCCTTCAGTTGCCCCTGATGTCCATTCTCTCAACCCCTAA
- the CIART gene encoding circadian-associated transcriptional repressor isoform X4, which translates to MAGSGVKRSRDGELQTTVNIQGCITEGDLLFAQKCKELQGFIRPLTDLLNGLKMGRFERGLSSFQQSVAMDRIQRIVGVLQKPQMGERYLGTLLQVEGMLKTWFPRIAAQKSSLGSSRHKLTKHFPSHHSHPAASSPAPPTEKMDQTQLGHLVLKSKQPWHLTEWPAMHLTWTHTTPICNPPLSSPGTISLSHSPLGTGASIGIILFVQHGVQPFTHSAPTTSVLPATASPIIPSAPKKLSGEGPPCHSLPVTLPSDWSCTLSHPGLPTMAREMTGRHLEQMRSHPSVAPDVHSLNP; encoded by the exons ATGGCAGGATCTGGGGTCAAAAGATCAAGAGACGGTGAATTACAGACCACTGTAAACATCCAGGGTTGTATCACAGAAGGAGACCTGCTTTTTGCTCAGAAG TGTAAAGAGCTCCAAGGTTTCATCCGCCCTCTCACAGACCTACTGAATGGGCTGAAGATGGGTCGATTTGAGAGAG GATTGAGCAGTTTCCAGCAGAGCGTGGCAATGGACAGGATCCAGCGTATTGTAGGTGTTTTGCAAAAGCCCCAGATGGG GGAGCGTTACCTAGGAACCTTGCTACAGGTGGAAGGGATGTTAAAGACTTGGTTTCCTCGTATAGCTGCTCAGAAGTCATCCTTGGGCAGTAGCAGGCACAAACTGACCAAG CATTTTCCAAGCCACCACAGCCATCCAGCTGCTTCCTCTCCTGCACCTCCCACGGAAAAGATGGACCAGACACAGCTAGGACATCTAGTGTTGAAATCGAAGCAGCCTTGGCACCTCACAGAATGGCCAGCCATGCACCTCACTTGGACCCACACCACTCCAATTTGCAACCCACCCCTCAGTTCCCCAGGTACCATTTCCCTGAGCCACAGTCCTTTAGGCACTGGAGCCAGCATCGGTATCATCCTTTTTGTCCAGCATGGAGTACAGCCCTTCACCCACTCTGCCCCAACCACTTCAGTTCTACCTGCTACAGCATCGCCTATCATCCCCAGTGCTCCTAAGAAACTCTCTGGAGAGGGACCTCCTTGCCACAGTTTGCCAGTAACTCTGCCATCAGACTGGAGCTGTACCCTGTCCCACCCTGGTCTACCCACCATGGCCAGAGAGATGACTGGGAGACATCTAGAGCAGATGAGAAGCCATCCTTCAGTTGCCCCTGATGTCCATTCTCTCAACCCCTAA